The proteins below come from a single Lineus longissimus chromosome 5, tnLinLong1.2, whole genome shotgun sequence genomic window:
- the LOC135487458 gene encoding early growth response protein 1-B-like isoform X3 encodes MKDGTMSMPESQEEESSPSENMQMELHSKGAVLTKAWSDLFSFITKYQAELTVKENAVEIADREISMRRKQLEEMKPMVEAGNDEISRLQDEIQTKERLLNKSQTELSMKVRMLQQVQTDLSCNMELLEKARSELLDRQSEHVRDTSDLERLKSELIIKQEQILIKDNLLKKLQNQLMKENTELRDQLELERRALELERRSHELTKKSLREKSKPSHGLSSSHSGNVIEIPDSPPTLDLSVEQADDFGLSNIISEAESQSQQTSQLRYSQSQESAPSHIGFRSSETFSTHSSSSMTTMPVKRHWPSQSQSPSTSSAQKFAKFSHTPVADSEFPQPGDSYNEGTATQSDVFFPLSVDPDTDSKAGIIDTSASVMYTDSEVLGEGQYSGTMPGTPSSETSDSNQGPQVSMSGAVSSAGLSPGQVGPDGKFRTPDRVRSGKIISRHTREPRSDITAYRCPVCGLHCPTPSTLSRHMVQHTGERPHMCQICHKSFTRSFSLKVHYRVHTGERPYKCDICGRQFAVKSNREAHMMVHKSKEIHSMILQDKAT; translated from the exons ATGAAGGACGGTACGATGTCGATGCCGGAGTCCCAAGAAGAAGAGAGCAGCCCATCGGAAAATATGCAGATGGAGCTGCACAGCAAAGGTGCTGTTCTGACCAAAGCCTGGTCAGACTTGTTTAGCTTTATAACGAAATATCAGGCAGAGCTGACGGTGAAGGAAAATGCTGTTGAAATTGCTGATCGGGAAATCTCCATGCGGAGAAAGCAGTTGGAGGAGATGAAACCGATGGTGGAAGCAGGGAATGATGAGATATCCAGATTACAGGACGAGATTCAAACAAAGGAAAGACTGCTGAATAAGTCGCAAACTGAACTGTCTATGAAAGTACGAATGTTACAACAGGTGCAAACAGACTTATCTTGTAACATGGAACTTTTAGAAAAAGCCAGGTCTGAGCTCTTGGATAGACAGTCGGAACACGTGCGTGATACAAGTGATTTAGAACGCTTGAAATCCGAGCTGATCATTAAGCAGGAACAGATACTGATTAAAGACAATCTGCTGAAAAAGTTACAAAATCAGTTGATGAAAGAAAACACTGAGCTTAGGGATCAGTTAGAACTTGAAAGAAGAGCCCTTGAATTGGAACGAAGGTCTCATGAACTGACTAAGAAAAGCCTTAGAGAAAAATCG aaaccATCCCATGGTCTGTCCAGCAGTCACTCTGGCAATGTGATTGAGATCCCAGACTCCCCTCCAACTCTCGATCTTTCCGTCGAACAAGCAGATGATTTCGGCCTCTCAAACATCATATCTGAAGCCGAGTCCCAATCTCAACAAACGTCTCAACTTCGCTATTCCCAATCGCAGGAGTCTGCACCATCTCACATTGGATTTAGGTCTTCAGAGACATTTAGTACGCATTCTTCTTCATCCATGACAACCATGCCTGTAAAACGACATTGGCCCTCACAATCACAATCGCCCTCCACCTCATCAGCACAAaaatttgcaaagttttcacacACACCAGTGGCCGATTCAGAATTCCCGCAACCAGGTGATAGTTATAATGAAGGCACTGCCACTCAGTCTGATGTGTTCTTTCCCTTGAGTGTCGATCCTGATACAGACAGTAAAGCAGGTATCATTGACACCTCCGCTAGTGTTATGTATACAGACTCTGAAGTGCTGGGTGAGGGACAATATTCAGGTACCATGCCCGGTACGCCTAGTTCAGAAACAAGTGACAGTAATCAGGGACCCCAAGTGTCAATGTCGGGGGCCGTTTCCAGTGCGGGATTGTCACCAGGACAAGTCGGACCTGATGGAAAG TTTAGAACCCCAGATCGGGTGAGATCAGGAAAAATAATCAGCAGACACACACGAGAACCTCGTTCAGACATCACTGCATACAGATGTCCTGTTTGTGGGCTACACTGCCCGACACCTAGCACACTATCCAGACACATGGTGCAGCACACAGGGGAACGACCTCACATGTGTCAAATTTGCCATAAAAGCTTTACGCGGAGCTTTAGTTTGAAAGTGCATTACCGTGTCCATACTGGTGAAAGACCATACAAATGTGATATATGTGGGCGGCAGTTTGCCGTCAAGTCAAATCGAGAAGCACACATGATGGTGCACAAGTCGAAAGAAATCCATTCTATGATATTACAAGACAAGGCAACATAG
- the LOC135487458 gene encoding early growth response protein 1-B-like isoform X8, protein MKDGTMSMPESQEEESSPSENMQMELHSKGAVLTKAWSDLFSFITKYQAELTVKENAVEIADREISMRRKQLEEMKPMVEAGNDEISRLQDEIQTKERLLNKSQTELSMKVRMLQQVQTDLSCNMELLEKARSELLDRQSEHVRDTSDLERLKSELIIKQEQILIKDNLLKKLQNQLMKENTELRDQLELERRALELERRSHELTKKSLREKSKPSHGLSSSHSGNVIEIPDSPPTLDLSVEQADDFGLSNIISEAESQSQQTSQLRYSQSQESAPSHIGFRSSETFSTHSSSSMTTMPVKRHWPSQSQSPSTSSAQKFAKFSHTPVADSEFPQPGDSYNEGTATQSDVFFPLSVDPDTDSKAGIIDTSASVMYTDSEVLGEGQYSGTMPGTPSSETSDSNQGPQVSMSGAVSSAGLSPGQVGPDGKLQRNQQNSNPARRPNFMCLICDVQFPEKQTLASHMQQHVGDSRPYSCTYCEKTFRQKHHLGEHLRIHTGEKPFVCSICGKRFAKKFNMRAHHVTHIRKTHLH, encoded by the exons ATGAAGGACGGTACGATGTCGATGCCGGAGTCCCAAGAAGAAGAGAGCAGCCCATCGGAAAATATGCAGATGGAGCTGCACAGCAAAGGTGCTGTTCTGACCAAAGCCTGGTCAGACTTGTTTAGCTTTATAACGAAATATCAGGCAGAGCTGACGGTGAAGGAAAATGCTGTTGAAATTGCTGATCGGGAAATCTCCATGCGGAGAAAGCAGTTGGAGGAGATGAAACCGATGGTGGAAGCAGGGAATGATGAGATATCCAGATTACAGGACGAGATTCAAACAAAGGAAAGACTGCTGAATAAGTCGCAAACTGAACTGTCTATGAAAGTACGAATGTTACAACAGGTGCAAACAGACTTATCTTGTAACATGGAACTTTTAGAAAAAGCCAGGTCTGAGCTCTTGGATAGACAGTCGGAACACGTGCGTGATACAAGTGATTTAGAACGCTTGAAATCCGAGCTGATCATTAAGCAGGAACAGATACTGATTAAAGACAATCTGCTGAAAAAGTTACAAAATCAGTTGATGAAAGAAAACACTGAGCTTAGGGATCAGTTAGAACTTGAAAGAAGAGCCCTTGAATTGGAACGAAGGTCTCATGAACTGACTAAGAAAAGCCTTAGAGAAAAATCG aaaccATCCCATGGTCTGTCCAGCAGTCACTCTGGCAATGTGATTGAGATCCCAGACTCCCCTCCAACTCTCGATCTTTCCGTCGAACAAGCAGATGATTTCGGCCTCTCAAACATCATATCTGAAGCCGAGTCCCAATCTCAACAAACGTCTCAACTTCGCTATTCCCAATCGCAGGAGTCTGCACCATCTCACATTGGATTTAGGTCTTCAGAGACATTTAGTACGCATTCTTCTTCATCCATGACAACCATGCCTGTAAAACGACATTGGCCCTCACAATCACAATCGCCCTCCACCTCATCAGCACAAaaatttgcaaagttttcacacACACCAGTGGCCGATTCAGAATTCCCGCAACCAGGTGATAGTTATAATGAAGGCACTGCCACTCAGTCTGATGTGTTCTTTCCCTTGAGTGTCGATCCTGATACAGACAGTAAAGCAGGTATCATTGACACCTCCGCTAGTGTTATGTATACAGACTCTGAAGTGCTGGGTGAGGGACAATATTCAGGTACCATGCCCGGTACGCCTAGTTCAGAAACAAGTGACAGTAATCAGGGACCCCAAGTGTCAATGTCGGGGGCCGTTTCCAGTGCGGGATTGTCACCAGGACAAGTCGGACCTGATGGAAAG TTGCAACGCAACCAACAAAATTCCAATCCTGCAAGGCGGCCGAATTTCATGTGTCTAATCTGTGATGTCCAGTTCCCAGAAAAACAAACCCTGGCCAGCCATATGCAGCAGCACGTGGGAGACTCACGGCCATACAGCTGCACCTATTGTGAAAAAACCTTC